The DNA segment GATGAGGCATACAAAAAAATAAAAAATTTTGCTGATGCTGAAAGACGTCCAATTTCTAATTTTATAGAAAGCGCAGCATTGAGTTATATTAAGGAGGCAGTCTTTACTGACGAATTGGAAATGGCAGAGATTTTAAGCAATAAAAAACTCTTGGCAAGACTTCGCAAAGGATCTTCAGACGCTAAAGCAAAAAGAGGTCAACTTATTGGATAAATACAAAATATTTGGAACGAATAACTTCAGGCAGAATTTAAAAGATATTACTAAAAGCACCGCCTTAAAAATTGAAGCCAAATTACTTTCATATGTTTATCCCCAATTAAGAAAAGAACCTCATTACGGACAAAACATTAAGAAACTTAGCAACTGGGAACCTGAAACATGGCGTTACAGGGTTGGTGATTGGCGGTTTTTTTATGAGATAGATGAAAAAACTAAAATAGTATATATGACAGCCGCATATCACAGGCGTGAATCCTACAGATAAGACTTATAAAACTTATTTCTGAAGGTATGACATATACTCCTATATTC comes from the Nitrospirota bacterium genome and includes:
- a CDS encoding ribbon-helix-helix protein, CopG family, with product MGKTVTIRLDDEAYKKIKNFADAERRPISNFIESAALSYIKEAVFTDELEMAEILSNKKLLARLRKGSSDAKAKRGQLIG
- a CDS encoding type II toxin-antitoxin system RelE/ParE family toxin, which codes for MDKYKIFGTNNFRQNLKDITKSTALKIEAKLLSYVYPQLRKEPHYGQNIKKLSNWEPETWRYRVGDWRFFYEIDEKTKIVYMTAAYHRRESYR